The genomic DNA CAAAAGGATGCACTTGTGTCGGGGTGAGTCCTGCACTGTAAATATTGAAATGATCGCCTACATCATGTTTAAGAAAGCCTTCCGCCATCTGGCTTCGTGCCGCATTATGAGTACACAAAACTAAAATATCATCTTTTCTCATAGCTCCTCTTCCTTTCCCAACCATCTAAATAAGATTGTTGCTAAGATTGCCGCCACCACTTGAGAAATAATAAACTGAGGAACATCTACAGGGCGAATACCCGAAAAAGTATCCGTAAACGAGCGCGCCAGCGTCACAGCGGGGTTTGCAAATGATGTGGACGAGGTAAACCAGTAAGCGGCGGTAATGTAGGCACCAACAGCAGAAGCAATAACCGGAATGCTGTAGCGTTTACACCCATGAATTACCGCTAATAAACCGAAGGTAGCAATGCCTTCACTCACCCATTGCGCACTTCCGGTACGGATGTGTTGTGAAACCATGATAATAGGTTGAGCAAACATAAAATGTGCGGCCCATACACCTATAAAAGCTCCTGTGATTTGCGACACAACATAAGCAAAGGCGCGTGATACTGATAATTCCCCGTTCATAACGGTTGATAATGTTACCACCGGATTAAAATGTGCCCCCGAAAGCGGTGCAAATATTAAAATGAGAGCTACTAATGCCGTACCGGTAGCAAGGCTATTGGCCAACAAGGCAATAGCCGTATTGCCGCCGGATAATTGCTCGCCCATAATGCCGGAACCCACGACGGTACAGAGTAAGAAAGCGGTTCCCAGAATTTCGGCCACTAAACTCTTAGCAACACCCACCTGATTTTTTGATTTTTCTGGCTTTACGTTCATCTTTATTCATGGCTGGAACGTCTTCAAAAC from bacterium includes the following:
- a CDS encoding aquaporin family protein, which gives rise to MNVKPEKSKNQVGVAKSLVAEILGTAFLLCTVVGSGIMGEQLSGGNTAIALLANSLATGTALVALILIFAPLSGAHFNPVVTLSTVMNGELSVSRAFAYVVSQITGAFIGVWAAHFMFAQPIIMVSQHIRTGSAQWVSEGIATFGLLAVIHGCKRYSIPVIASAVGAYITAAYWFTSSTSFANPAVTLARSFTDTFSGIRPVDVPQFIISQVVAAILATILFRWLGKEEEL